In Antedon mediterranea chromosome 10, ecAntMedi1.1, whole genome shotgun sequence, one genomic interval encodes:
- the LOC140060425 gene encoding uncharacterized protein isoform X2: MVGSGYGKPVSEPEGVAEGTDTTDAKLNNCAADVIRLIAQQEKSHQMDLSGVSEECLEMVNGAMKYVKELGDSSPSVVQSKRNKDEGSGDGALAEGESSVSGWLPDSGEWKNTVDNVLYHLLKALEFEHQKLQKTLKWVAELQNNQNQLAKGKDLIPGEMLEQNDVTKQNNRGQEKTPADRMKDFYNELKPGEFRGLKNKPSSFTWNNKQELINGDSASDEEYDEESASEIPAEDTDDANLEDSASETPAEDRPTDDANIEDSASETPAEDTDDANIEDSASETPAEQNKLQGEETDGEDSASETPAEDSASETPAEDTEEVDDSENTEDGIDRDDSASETPAEENGEDSASEIPAEENGEDSASETPAEQNEGDSASEIPAEESGEDSASETPAEENVEDSASETSAEENGEDSASEIPAEKNREESASETPAEENEEDSASEIPGEENGEDSASETPAEENGNDSASEIPAEEKHMAMNTHNFGSKGRSNRISNNFQTNQKIKENNNFEKTGDNLIREGNENNEFYDDVKRQPEVVLKDEQVDDNQDSSSFSSDNEEENEQDLSGSNENIKDTVVNELKGLRSGNNQESKKMIVDALKKLSMKKTQT; encoded by the exons gaTATGGGAAACCAGTATCTGAACCGGAAGGAGTTGCGGAAGGCACTGACACGACAGATGCG AAATTGAACAATTGCGCTGCTGATGTCATAAGATTGATAGCACAGCAGGAAAAATCACACCAAATGGACCTCTCGGGTGTAAGTGAAGAGTGTCTTGAAATGGTAAACGGAG CAATGAAATACGTAAAAGAATTGGGCGATAGTTCGCCTTCCGTCGTTCAGAGCAAAAGGAATAAGGATGAAGGTAGTGGAGACGGTGCTCTTGCAGAAGGAGAGAGCAGTGTTAGTGGATGGCTACCAGATTCGGGCGAATGGAAGAACACTGTAGATAATGTCCTGTATCATCTATTAAAAGCTTTGGAGTTTGAACATCAGAAGCTTCAGAAAACTTTGAAATGGGTCGCAGAACTTCAAAACAACCAGAATCAGTTGGCCAAAG GTAAAGATCTGATACCTGGTGAAATGTTGGAACAAAATGACGTCACGAAACAAAATAATAGAGGACAAGAAAAAACTCCAGCTGATCGAA TGAAGGACTTTTACAACGAGTTAAAACCGGGTGAATTTCGTGGACTGAAAAACAAACCCTCATCATTTACGTGGAATAATAAACAAGAGCTTATAAATGGAGATTCAGCAAGTGACGAGGAATATGATGAAGAATCAGCCAGTGAGATTCCTGCAGAAGATACCGATGATGCTAACTTAGAAGACTCCGCAAGTGAAACACCGGCAGAAGATAGGCCTACCGATGACGCTAACATAGAAGATTCAGCAAGTGAAACACCGGCAGAAGATACCGATGACGCTAACATAGAAGATTCCGCAAGTGAAACACCGGcagaacaaaataaattacaagGAGAGGAAACTGATGGAGAAGATTCCGCCAGTGAAACGCCTGCAGAAGATTCCGCCAGTGAAACGCCTGCAGAAGACACCGAAGAAGTTGACGACAGTGAGAATACAGAAGATGGAATTGATAGGGACGATTCTGCGAGTGAAACACCAGCAGAGGAAAATGGAGAAGATTCTGCGAGTGAAATACCAGCAGAGGAAAATGGAGAAGATTCTGCCAGCGAAACACCAGCAGAACAAAATGAAGGTGATTCTGCGAGTGAAATCCCAGCAGAGGAAAGTGGAGAAGACTCTGCCAGCGAAACACCAGCAGAGGAAAATGTAGAAGACTCTGCCAGCGAAACATCAGCAGAGGAAAATGGCGAAGATTCTGCGAGTGAAATACCAGCAGAAAAAAATAGAGAAGAATCTGCCAGCGAAACACCAGCAGAGGAGAATGAAGAAGATTCTGCCAGCGAAATACCAGGAGAGGAAAATGGAGAAGACTCTGCCAGCGAAACACCAGCAGAGGAAAATGGGAATGATTCTGCGAGTGAAATACCAGCAGAAGAAAAGCATATGGCAATGAATACACATAACTTTGGAAGTAAAGGAAGATCTAATAGAATCAGCAATAACTTTCAAACaaaccaaaaaataaaagaaaataataattttgaaaagaCTGGTGATAATTTAATACGAGAAGGTAATGAGAACAATGAATTTTACGATGATGTAAAAAGACAACCTGAGGTTGTACTTAAAGACGAACAAGTAGACGACAACCAAGATTCGTCATCATTTTCATCTGACAACGAAGAAGAAAACGAACAAGATCTTTCGGGAAGTAATGAAAACATAAAG GACACGGTCGTAAATGAATTGAAGGGCCTTCGGAGTGGAAATAACCAGGAATCCAAGAAGATGATAGTGGACGCACTCAAGAAGTTGTCAATGAAAAAAACACAAACTTAG
- the LOC140060425 gene encoding uncharacterized protein isoform X1 codes for MHLPSTTSVLLFVGVLTITGYGKPVSEPEGVAEGTDTTDAKLNNCAADVIRLIAQQEKSHQMDLSGVSEECLEMVNGAMKYVKELGDSSPSVVQSKRNKDEGSGDGALAEGESSVSGWLPDSGEWKNTVDNVLYHLLKALEFEHQKLQKTLKWVAELQNNQNQLAKGKDLIPGEMLEQNDVTKQNNRGQEKTPADRMKDFYNELKPGEFRGLKNKPSSFTWNNKQELINGDSASDEEYDEESASEIPAEDTDDANLEDSASETPAEDRPTDDANIEDSASETPAEDTDDANIEDSASETPAEQNKLQGEETDGEDSASETPAEDSASETPAEDTEEVDDSENTEDGIDRDDSASETPAEENGEDSASEIPAEENGEDSASETPAEQNEGDSASEIPAEESGEDSASETPAEENVEDSASETSAEENGEDSASEIPAEKNREESASETPAEENEEDSASEIPGEENGEDSASETPAEENGNDSASEIPAEEKHMAMNTHNFGSKGRSNRISNNFQTNQKIKENNNFEKTGDNLIREGNENNEFYDDVKRQPEVVLKDEQVDDNQDSSSFSSDNEEENEQDLSGSNENIKDTVVNELKGLRSGNNQESKKMIVDALKKLSMKKTQT; via the exons gaTATGGGAAACCAGTATCTGAACCGGAAGGAGTTGCGGAAGGCACTGACACGACAGATGCG AAATTGAACAATTGCGCTGCTGATGTCATAAGATTGATAGCACAGCAGGAAAAATCACACCAAATGGACCTCTCGGGTGTAAGTGAAGAGTGTCTTGAAATGGTAAACGGAG CAATGAAATACGTAAAAGAATTGGGCGATAGTTCGCCTTCCGTCGTTCAGAGCAAAAGGAATAAGGATGAAGGTAGTGGAGACGGTGCTCTTGCAGAAGGAGAGAGCAGTGTTAGTGGATGGCTACCAGATTCGGGCGAATGGAAGAACACTGTAGATAATGTCCTGTATCATCTATTAAAAGCTTTGGAGTTTGAACATCAGAAGCTTCAGAAAACTTTGAAATGGGTCGCAGAACTTCAAAACAACCAGAATCAGTTGGCCAAAG GTAAAGATCTGATACCTGGTGAAATGTTGGAACAAAATGACGTCACGAAACAAAATAATAGAGGACAAGAAAAAACTCCAGCTGATCGAA TGAAGGACTTTTACAACGAGTTAAAACCGGGTGAATTTCGTGGACTGAAAAACAAACCCTCATCATTTACGTGGAATAATAAACAAGAGCTTATAAATGGAGATTCAGCAAGTGACGAGGAATATGATGAAGAATCAGCCAGTGAGATTCCTGCAGAAGATACCGATGATGCTAACTTAGAAGACTCCGCAAGTGAAACACCGGCAGAAGATAGGCCTACCGATGACGCTAACATAGAAGATTCAGCAAGTGAAACACCGGCAGAAGATACCGATGACGCTAACATAGAAGATTCCGCAAGTGAAACACCGGcagaacaaaataaattacaagGAGAGGAAACTGATGGAGAAGATTCCGCCAGTGAAACGCCTGCAGAAGATTCCGCCAGTGAAACGCCTGCAGAAGACACCGAAGAAGTTGACGACAGTGAGAATACAGAAGATGGAATTGATAGGGACGATTCTGCGAGTGAAACACCAGCAGAGGAAAATGGAGAAGATTCTGCGAGTGAAATACCAGCAGAGGAAAATGGAGAAGATTCTGCCAGCGAAACACCAGCAGAACAAAATGAAGGTGATTCTGCGAGTGAAATCCCAGCAGAGGAAAGTGGAGAAGACTCTGCCAGCGAAACACCAGCAGAGGAAAATGTAGAAGACTCTGCCAGCGAAACATCAGCAGAGGAAAATGGCGAAGATTCTGCGAGTGAAATACCAGCAGAAAAAAATAGAGAAGAATCTGCCAGCGAAACACCAGCAGAGGAGAATGAAGAAGATTCTGCCAGCGAAATACCAGGAGAGGAAAATGGAGAAGACTCTGCCAGCGAAACACCAGCAGAGGAAAATGGGAATGATTCTGCGAGTGAAATACCAGCAGAAGAAAAGCATATGGCAATGAATACACATAACTTTGGAAGTAAAGGAAGATCTAATAGAATCAGCAATAACTTTCAAACaaaccaaaaaataaaagaaaataataattttgaaaagaCTGGTGATAATTTAATACGAGAAGGTAATGAGAACAATGAATTTTACGATGATGTAAAAAGACAACCTGAGGTTGTACTTAAAGACGAACAAGTAGACGACAACCAAGATTCGTCATCATTTTCATCTGACAACGAAGAAGAAAACGAACAAGATCTTTCGGGAAGTAATGAAAACATAAAG GACACGGTCGTAAATGAATTGAAGGGCCTTCGGAGTGGAAATAACCAGGAATCCAAGAAGATGATAGTGGACGCACTCAAGAAGTTGTCAATGAAAAAAACACAAACTTAG